GACTTGTGATAAACCTTGGCCgaaaatgcaaaagaaacattattatGTTCCAATAAAGTTTTTAACCTCAAAGCTAACTTATTATGTAATGATTTGAATCCAAACTctgttttaaacttttaatttttttggccCAATGGACCTTTCAACTTAAAATACACTATTCACCCATGTACAACATTTTTTAGAGACTTTTTAAAGTATTAACTATAATtgtcacatattttattttgttagaaTACCTATTTTTGAGGATATCATGAAGCcttgatcaaataaaaaataaatggtacTTTTTACTTAtcagaaaatgtgtcaaatttcacactaacataATAAAAGGGTTAAGATATTGGCAAGTGATACCTAATGTCTTTATTAGATTACCTAATGTCCTAATATTCTAAATAGAATATGTTTGAATTGGACACCAACTGTATCCCATAAAGCCAgttgaaataattaatttgccCCCTCATCAGTCCACTGTGTGAACGTCTACGTACCTTATCAAACTCAGCATGCAGGGAGTCGactgttctgtgtgtgtcatctCCACAGTGGCAGTGCTGCTCAGAACAAAGCACAATTATTAATACACATTATTGGTGTTTATAATTAAAGAACTAACAACTAAGTTTTTGAACAGCTAACTTACACATTTATGTATATCTCTTCTGAGGCTCACAAAAGCGTTGGCCAGAGCGCTGGAGCATCGTTGCTGCTGTGGGTGAGAAGAGGCGTAGTTGCTGAACACTCTCTCTACGTAGAAACGCAGCACAAGACGTAGGAAACAGCACTTTTGACCATCCTGATAGAGACAAACGAAGGTCAGATTACAGCAACTCTCACACATTCATGTTACATACTCACACACTGTTTCTAAAGCCTTTATCATTTAGAGCAGAGAAATATTTAGAATCTTTAAAGGAAGTTAGGATTGAAAGAATTACAGTACTACATGTTAAAAGACTCACCTGAACATGCTTCATCAGTGATTTGTCCAGAAGTTTCACTCCGATCTCACCGTCTCCTTCTATCTGTAACGCAAAGACCACAGAGAACAAGTGAGAATCTCTCTCTGCTCTTAGGTGTTTGCTGTGAACAGTTTCTGATATGTTTGTGTGGTAAAGGGATTGGGCCCGCATGTTATGGTGGATGctgcatttgtttatttctattatttaattTGAGTCAGTGGtttgaagagtgtgtgtgcaataaactCACCACTTTTGATCGTATGTCAGTGTAATATTTGCGCAGTTCGTGGGTGTGAACATTGACAGAGCAGCTGTCCAGGTTCAGGGTCCGGCTCTCCACATGTTCACTCAGACAGCTGATCAGGAGGAGAAGGCAGAGAGAGCAGCCAAGcagcatcttcatcatcatcatcatcatcgctGTGGTTGTCGGATGGAAGAGCtaacagaaacattttgatTGTTAAATAGAGAACAAAATTCAGAAGATGCATCCAAAAAATGATCGGGAATTTGCTTATTAAATGTCTTAATCACTGTATagaactgtttttttctgttgataaACTAATAGTTAACAGTATAGCATTAAAAGCATATAATGTTCTTcaaaaattgtatttgcatATCATCTCTGGTTCTTTCATTTCTTGtttcaaaatctaaattaatttaAGGGTACTATCACACAACACCATGTGCTAGCAccacttcaattcaatttatttaaagtgtcaaatcataacagaattgatctcaggacactttttcgaaagagtaggtctagaccaaactcaCACCTTTGTTTAgactcacctgtgtgtgtgttactcagAGGAAGAGTCCTGGGAGAGATGTGCTTCTGTGTCTCCATGCTGTCTCCTCTTATAGTAGAGTTAGGGGGATTTTACCATTGCACAGcttgcacagacacacacacacacacacacacacacacacacacgtgcacgcacacaaatTGGTTTACAGGAGGAGGAAGTATGTTGCAATTAAAGGAACTGATGTCTCAATACCTAATTGGATGAAAGGAAATTAACTAATGATTAAAGACTTCCTCCTCCCTGATGTAATGAGAAACTTTCGCTGTCAGTGACGCAATTATTTAATGAGTCATttgttaaattctttttttaaagattatttctttgggcttttccctttattagtgacGGTGGATAGACAGGAGAGGATCACTGGTCGGATTAGAACCCGCACTGCTGGAGTGAATAATTTATTCATCTGTGTGTTACTCATTATATCGTACTCATTTCATTATTGGGCTACtgatcttttaaaatgtgttgctcTATTCTTTCAGGGTGAAAGATGGGCATGTTTTGCACCaatatcagtttgtttttatgttctcCCTGACCAATCACCATGTCTCCTCTCAGGTGTTGTATGGACGTTCAGCTATTTCCTGGAACTAAAACCTCCTTTAACACATTGTAAGACATATCCCCTTGAGGAACACTCTCACCGGGCAGTGACATCACTCCTGTCAGACAAGTCCTGATCGGAATCACCTACCGAACCTGCTCACTTACCTGGCCGGTTTAACTTTTAATAGCTGCTGAAAATGCAATTCAGTGGAAAGAATCATTAGCATGGGAAGTCCAATGGAAAACAGGAATATCCTTTGGTCATggaaataataaacataatagcaatgtaaataaagaagtgAAAATTTCCAGATTCAATGCTGCTGTGCATCCGTCAGTgtaagtagaaaaaaacagctgccaGCACTTCCCAGCTCAGGAATGCTTAGTGCTCTAGTCTAACCACTAGAGGTCGTCACAAAACTTTATGAACATGGAAAAACTTCAAACGATCCAGATCACAAGTCTCTGAATCTGTGGCACTGCTTCAACAGCTGGTGAATATATTATCTATTGGCCTAAGATATTCATGTTCATATCAATCAATTTTACTACTTTAACAGAAAGTAGGCTATGTATTACATATTTTGTGATATGAGATTAAGTCACAGTCACATTTTTACTGTctcaaaatattattttacgcatatatgaatatattaatTTCACACAAATCATaggtcacttttttaaaaacattgagtTGCCTTGTGAACTAACAAAAGTTTACATTTAGTGTTTCTCACCAAAATACATTAAACGTTTTCTTGAACGCATTAACTTCCTTTAAAGGGGCTCTATGCAGTAAACCTGTTTGAGTCGTGATTCACTCGGATCTTTAACCTGAGTCTTTACATTGACAAGTCTCTAGTATCATTAACTCGGATCACTTACTACAGTTCAATCTAAAATGATAACAGCGCCATACACAAACCTCGTCCAGCATTAGCTACTACTGTTCCTAGCCATCTTAACTGCAAAAAGCTTTATAACTTACAATTTCGTTGGCAACAACAGCTCCACAAGTCAACTCAAGCAACTGAGTGAACAAAGAGACAGTCCGACCCGCAGACTCAGAGCCGAAAGCTCGCAGACCACGATTCACTTAAGAACTCACAAGCCTTCAATGACTCGTGAGTTGCTCGCGCGAGTCAGTCAACCTCGCAAATCAGCCTGCTACGTTATCATGAGTCAATCTGATTCAGACAAACGAGAAAAGTCTCCCCTTGAGCTCAGGGTAAagcaaatcaataaaaaaagccaATCTTTCCCTtctgaaataacaaaaactttTCTGCACGTAGCCTAACTAGGCTTACTGTAGACAGTCGAGCAGACAGTCCGAAACATTGCAAGCTCGCCTCGGCTAGTAGCTCGGACTCGCCTCACAGACAACTCAAGATGTGTTACACATGTAATATTAAAATGCAATTCAGTTGAGAAGACAGTTTGAAACATTGCAAAGGCTAAGTcgtcaaaaactccacagggtaaGAAAAATCCCGCTCTAAAACAGAATGTGACTTTCCTTAGTTTTGCAATCCCAATTTCCTTAAAAATGACTGTGACATAAGTTTTCTTGGTGTCTGCTGCTGTAAAAGTATCAGCGAAgcacagtggtggaagaaatattcaaaaatttaacttttttaaaaacttttttacttCCCAGCAAAAGTAACAAGACTGCAGTGTAAATGTACTCTGTTAGaggttaaagtcctgcattcaaaatcgtACTTACTTAAGTCAAAATACACCTTATTAGCATAAAACGTAAAAAACAATGTGCAGAATGACACATTTCAGGTTACTATATTGCCTACAATATCACTTTGTGATAATTATTGATGTTATAACATGTACATAATTGGTTAAGGTGGGGCTAAATTTAATTATGTAATATACTGCTTGGTGGCGTAGTCTGtgatataataattaattagttgatttgtattttctatTGATAAATGTACATCtgtaaagtaactggtaactaaagctgtcatatAAAGTGAAATAGAAGTAGAAAATTgcatgaaatggaaatagaACGTACAAGTACCTACAAATTGTACTTATGTAGTACTTGAATGATTTAACTTACATTCCACCCCTGGTGGAGCTTATGAGAAGGTGGTAATAAAATCTCAAAAATCAAACACTATCAAATGATCAgagaaaaaagttttattttccattatttGTACAAAGCTTCTTTATACAGAAGAATAATATACAGAAGACtaagaataaaaagaatattCTTTTACATGAAATACCTCGAAAATATCAGGCACATTTAGACTGTTTCCACTACATGGTAGTTATGTTTTGAACTAGTTCTTCTGAAATCCACAGCAGGTCTGTTTGTTGTCCATGGTGGCAACTCTACTCTGGTCACATCTGCTAGTGAACATAACTACCCTCCGTATTTGTAGCATGTCTGTCAATGTACCTGTATTTTCAGGCGTTGTacttactttagtttttttgcattgtatttctacgaacaaaaacaaatactgacaaaatataacaaaaaccTAACCTTAAAGTTCAGTATATCTGCTCTTTTTGTAGATTTGTAGTTCAAGGTTTAAATTTGTTTGTCTTGGGCAACAAGGAATCAACTATCATTgctgtatagtttttttttcccaatttctttgtctttcaaCAGTATTTACGGTTGATACATCTTGTTTTTCAATGAGCATGCTTTGCCTTTAACTGAGTTGGCACAAAGTgactctgtgtgtatttttgtgagtGATGTACGTGTGTGgcttgcgtgcatgtgtgcataacCCCAGCCACATTTCTCCTAAATGACAATAGAGTGGAGGTGTCTGAAGCACATGATGACATCCAGAGGGATCGGAGGGCTCAGATGATTTCCATCTAAACGCAGGTACCTGACACAACAGAACAGGTATGTGACATGCCTTTGCAATGACAACTGCTTTTTAAAACTCATTAGTTCCTGGCATAATTattgttgttcctattttcTTACTGCCAAAGATGCTATTGTACCAGTTTGTATAGATGAGTGCCAAGTGGTGACATAATGTGACGTACCTTAGTTTGGGCACCAGACTCTGATCGCTCACATCAGTCTGCAGGCTATAAGGGCAGAGCAGGGTGCCATTGATGCCTGCCGGGAAAACCCAAAGTCATGAATGTCCATTCCTCAAACAAGCAATAATATGAAAAATCGGCCAATTGAATAGGATTGCTTTACTTGCTTATCGTACTAATAATTAAATCTTGgcaatttatttatagaattACATTCATTTCAGTTGTCTTCATTCTAAGTCACTGTGAGTTTTCAACAGTGTAGCAGTAACAGTTTAGTAGTAccatacattcattttaactgaTCAACTGACTCAGCTCCAGGTAAAGTTAGAgctagaaaagaaaacatgtcgGAGTGCTCAACGTCGGatgataattctctgtaggtttATCCCAGTGAGTGGGTAGGTTTAAATCAGATTAGGCAACATATAGTGGGACAGTTCAACTCACTGACTCATTAAATACAATGTTTGCTTGTATAGACAGCGCAATGCGTCACACTTTGAAAGTAATGTTTATGAATCTGTAAATTAAATAGTTTCTATTATACTTTAAGGAGCAATGGTCAGTGattatttgtgtatatgttgtaATAATAACAGTGTTTGGATTCACTCCTTCACTGTTCGCAGTTTAAACATGAGATTAATTATTTAAGACATATAATATCTGCATTTTTAAGAGAACACCCCTTTTTAAGACACACCTAGTCAGTTATTGGACCCTGAATAGTATTTCTTCAATTTGATAAAGTTAATGATAAACTAATATTGATAAAATACCTTTGATGCTTGCTAATAACTGAATCTGAGCCCCCCAAATTCCAAACTTCTGCTACCTCTCACAAATCCTTAAGATGGTGCAGATTGCTGCTGAGACAACTTACTCTCGATGCTGTTGTGGTTGAGGTGCAGGTGCTCCAGGTGACTGTTGAAGAAAGGAACAGAGGCGAGTTGGTTGTGGGCCAGTTGCAGGTCCAGCAGGGTGGATATGTTGAACACTGACTTGGGAAGACCTTTATCACTCAGCTGGTTGTAGTTCAGCCTTACAAACGCCAGGTGGGTCAAGCCTTCAAAGTAGTCTCTGAATAAGGGAACAATGGATGAGAAGAACAACTGTAAAATTTGACATCCAACCTTTGTTTAACAAtgcatgcagtgtgtgtttgccgCATGCGTGCGTGTTTATCAGCTATTTGACAACGTGTGCACTGTATACTTGCTTTGGGATGTCATCTATACGGTTCCTGTCCAGGAAAAGCTGTATTAGGGTTCTAGGTACGCCCGCAGGCATCTTTTTCAGGATGTTGTGAGCCAGATTGAGCTGCATGAGGCTCTTCAGGTCCTTAAATGTGTTCTTGCCCAGATCACTGTCACTCAGCTGAGAGAGAGGTCATCAGGCACTTTTGTTTGCTCCAAAAATGCATGCAGTACAGATGGTTGAAACAGCCCATTACAGTAAGATGCTCACAAAGGTACTTTTAAATAGAACTTTACCTGGTTGTGGTACAGGTCGAGCAGTGTCAGGTTCTCCATCTTGCTAAAGGCACCAGCAGGGATCTTAGAAATACGATTCCTACCGAGGCGGAGCTGTTCTAGGTTTGCTGGAAGACCGGAAGGTACCTCTTTCAGATGGTTATGCTGTACATAGAGGTACAGCAGTGCTGGGATCTTTTCAAACACCTGCCCAAGCGATagatacagaaaacaaat
The Etheostoma cragini isolate CJK2018 chromosome 4, CSU_Ecrag_1.0, whole genome shotgun sequence genome window above contains:
- the il19l gene encoding interleukin 19 like; amino-acid sequence: MMMMMMKMLLGCSLCLLLLISCLSEHVESRTLNLDSCSVNVHTHELRKYYTDIRSKVIEGDGEIGVKLLDKSLMKHVQDGQKCCFLRLVLRFYVERVFSNYASSHPQQQRCSSALANAFVSLRRDIHKCHCHCGDDTHRTVDSLHAEFDKLEINQAALKAMGELDTVLEWLEGLSQKTHT
- the prelp gene encoding prolargin; its protein translation is MKAGAELFSALALFLLMGAVFTQKPRPRKPTKRPTTTRKPSVPQPAVPAQPEPLEPTDFPPPILGPPSMFPDCPRECFCSPSYPNALNCENRNIRVIPVIPSRAHYLYLQNNYISEVTAEPFLNATEIRWVNLANNRIHRIDKNVFEKIPALLYLYVQHNHLKEVPSGLPANLEQLRLGRNRISKIPAGAFSKMENLTLLDLYHNQLSDSDLGKNTFKDLKSLMQLNLAHNILKKMPAGVPRTLIQLFLDRNRIDDIPKDYFEGLTHLAFVRLNYNQLSDKGLPKSVFNISTLLDLQLAHNQLASVPFFNSHLEHLHLNHNSIESINGTLLCPYSLQTDVSDQSLVPKLRYLRLDGNHLSPPIPLDVIMCFRHLHSIVI